A region of Vitis vinifera cultivar Pinot Noir 40024 chromosome 13, ASM3070453v1 DNA encodes the following proteins:
- the LOC104881329 gene encoding uncharacterized protein LOC104881329, with protein MSYAEFVSKACERLDINSNGYTFHYTLEFDPSALQQLDDDEDMHMMLSHSYDYARIYVLKRTRRVEVEGDVECSSQPSMRGRRGARIIEQVIRATPEYLPRQICKDFRSRYGVSLSYKQAWTYKEMAKERIYGLPENSYMLLPWLCQRLVDINPGTIAEYSRQDGHFWQLFIAHSFSIQFLMGCRPVIAIDSTHLSGPYRGSLFSATAYDADDGMFPIAFGVVSSENYEDWLWFLQKLKGILQDKEVVIISDRHQAILRSVSQLFGVENHAYCYRHVKENFSSYVTKHIMKGKKCKMDALLLLDNVAYARLDDDYVVAMEKLKTYSDLAKWVEENSPQHWAMSKFAKKRWDKMTTNLAESFNAWLKEERHYTIFNLVMTHMDKFAHLACAHMGSTENWKAAVGPKTEEKLLENIIKSGSLPVYPYVGGVFKVFNMKVYVDVNLRERTCTCKAWQMAGIPCEHACAAIRQMKQDVYEYVDSYFKLPMQQLIYFGHFNSIPNHNMPIVDVDGCVRDAQGRLYPSLKPPCSKRPPGRPRHRRIESQFSSKRLIFYSRCQVAGHNRASCKNPLPAP; from the exons ATGTCATATGCTGAATTTGTTTCAAAGGCATGTGAACGGTtggatattaattcaaatggatATACATTTCATTACACCCTTGAGTTTGATCCATCTGCACTTCAACAGTTGGATGATGATGAGGACATGCATATGATGTTATCCCATAGTTATGATTATGCTCGTATTTATGTATTAAAACGGACTCGAAGAGTAGAAGTTGAAGGAG ATGTTGAGTGTTCAAGCCAACCTTCAATGCGGGGAAGGAGAGGTGCTCGTATCATAGAGCAAGTAATAAGGGCAACCCCTGAGTATTTGCCCCGTCAAATTTGCAAAGACTTCAGGAGTCGGTATGGTGTTTCATTGAGTTATAAGCAAGCTTGGACATACAAAGAAATGGCAAAAGAGAGAATATATGGTCTTCCAGAAAACTCATATATGTTGTTGCCATGGTTATGTCAGAGATTGGTAGACATTAATCCAGGGACGATTGCTGAATATAGCAGACAAGATGGGCATTTTTGGCAATTGTTCATTGCACATTCTTTTTCAATTCAGTTTTTAATGGGTTGTCGACCTGTTATTGCAATTGACTCAACTCATTTGAGTGGACCGTATAGGGGCTCTTTATTTTCTGCAACAGCTTATGATGCTGATGATGGCATGTTCCCAATTGCATTTGGTGTGGTAAGTTCTGAAAACTATGAGGATTGGCTATGGTTTTTGCAGAAATTGAAGGGCATACTTCAAGATAAAGAGGTAGTCATAATATCAGATAGGCATCAAGCAATCCTTCGTAGTGTTTCTCAACTTTTTGGAGTAGAAAATCATGCATATTGTTATCGTCATGTGAAAGAGAATTTTAGTAGCTATGTGACGAAACATAttatgaagggaaaaaaatgtaaaatggaTGCATTGTTGCTACTTGATAATGTTGCGTATGCTAGGTTGGATGATGATTATGTTGTAGCCATGGAAAAATTAAAGACATATAGTGACCTAGCGAAGTGGGTTGAAGAGAACAGTCCACAACATTGGGCAATGTCAAAGTTTGCCAAAAAACGATGGGATAAGATGACAACTAATCTTGCTGAATCATTCAATGCTTGGCTGAAGGAGGAACGTCATTACACAATTTTCAACTTAGTAATGACACATATGGATAAGTTTGCTCATCTAGCATGTGCTCATATGGGTTCTACAGAAAATTGGAAAGCTGCAGTTGGCCCAAAGACCGAggaaaagttgttggaaaacATTATAAAGAGTGGGTCATTGCCTGTATATCCCTATGTTGGTGGTGTGTTTAAGGTATTCAATATGAAAGTATATGTAGACGTGAATTTGAGAGAGCGTACATGTACTTGTaaggcttggcaaatggccGGAATACCTTGTGAGCATGCATGTGCAGCAATACGCCAGATGAAACAAGATGTTTATGAATATGTTGACTCATATTTCAAGCTTCCAATGCAACAGTTGATATATTTTGGACacttcaattcaattccaaatcaCAACATGCCTATAGTTGATGTTGATGGATGTGTTCGTGATGCTCAAGGTCGCTTATATCCTTCACTTAAACCTCCATGCTCAAAACGACCACCTGGAAGGCCTCGACACCGTCGAATAGAGTCTCAATTTAGTTCAAAAAGGCTTATCTTCTATTCACGATGTCAAGTTGCAGGCCATAATCGAGCTTCATGCAAAAATCCATTACCCGCTCCATGA